One segment of Agrococcus sp. ProA11 DNA contains the following:
- a CDS encoding 4-hydroxyphenylacetate 3-hydroxylase N-terminal domain-containing protein — translation MTVPEVDPAQPSRPQTGDEYIESLDDGRAVIHDGIPVERVADHPAFAGVARTIASLYDTLHGEGSDALLVPTDDGAGVTHPFWVLPQSRDDLRVQRDAIRAWQHQTHGWVGRTPEFMASVITSMAAHAPFFGRFEGQVRNALARDQRDVTHYAQALVNPPVDRDLPPDEVGDVFLHVVRETDAGVVIRGAKAVVTGAATAQRLLVSHFGGEVQTEAFAIAASVPVASPGVRIYTRGTPARDDQPLAHRFAEHDALVVFDDVLVPWDDVFIRDPETMLAFNQGAVGWSARLVFQATTRLEAKLERIAGLAVRAAEIMGTSELRGVQAALGELVAYRDTVAALRDAMIEQSEPSGDSIGPGAQAAMAFAAYGPDAYSRMRVNLQTMLASAFAHLPVPLDSLGSEHVAPIEPLLRGSGGADARERLEVMGELWDAVGTGFGARHELYERSYFGQPERMQLGILAAAKATGRVSGWQS, via the coding sequence ATGACGGTGCCAGAGGTGGATCCCGCCCAGCCGAGCAGGCCGCAGACCGGCGACGAGTACATCGAGAGCCTCGACGACGGGCGCGCGGTCATCCACGACGGCATCCCGGTCGAGCGCGTCGCCGACCACCCCGCCTTCGCCGGCGTCGCCCGCACGATCGCCTCGCTCTACGACACGCTGCACGGCGAGGGGTCGGATGCGCTGCTCGTGCCCACCGATGACGGCGCCGGTGTGACGCATCCGTTCTGGGTGCTGCCGCAGTCGCGGGACGATCTGCGCGTGCAGCGCGATGCGATCCGCGCCTGGCAGCACCAGACGCACGGCTGGGTCGGTCGCACACCGGAGTTCATGGCCAGCGTGATCACGTCGATGGCGGCGCACGCACCCTTCTTCGGGAGGTTCGAGGGCCAGGTGCGCAACGCGCTCGCGCGTGACCAGCGCGACGTCACCCACTACGCGCAGGCGCTCGTCAATCCGCCCGTCGATCGCGACCTGCCGCCGGACGAGGTGGGGGACGTCTTCCTGCACGTGGTGCGCGAGACCGATGCGGGGGTCGTCATCCGCGGCGCGAAGGCGGTCGTCACCGGCGCCGCGACCGCGCAGCGACTGCTCGTGTCGCACTTCGGCGGCGAGGTGCAGACCGAGGCGTTCGCGATCGCGGCCTCCGTGCCCGTCGCGTCGCCCGGCGTCCGCATCTACACGCGCGGCACGCCCGCTCGGGATGATCAGCCGCTCGCGCATCGCTTCGCGGAGCACGACGCGCTCGTGGTCTTCGACGATGTGCTCGTGCCGTGGGATGACGTCTTCATCCGCGATCCGGAGACGATGCTCGCCTTCAATCAGGGGGCGGTCGGGTGGAGCGCGAGGCTGGTCTTCCAGGCGACGACCAGGCTCGAGGCGAAACTCGAGCGCATCGCTGGGCTCGCCGTGCGGGCTGCGGAGATCATGGGCACGAGCGAGCTGCGCGGCGTGCAGGCCGCGCTCGGCGAGCTCGTCGCCTACCGAGACACGGTCGCCGCGCTGCGCGATGCGATGATCGAGCAGAGCGAGCCATCGGGCGACTCGATCGGGCCCGGGGCGCAGGCCGCGATGGCGTTCGCCGCCTACGGTCCGGATGCCTACAGCCGCATGCGCGTCAACCTGCAGACGATGCTCGCCTCCGCGTTCGCGCATCTGCCGGTGCCGCTCGACAGCCTCGGCAGCGAGCACGTCGCGCCCATCGAGCCGCTGCTGCGCGGATCGGGCGGCGCGGATGCGCGCGAGCGGCTCGAGGTCATGGGCGAGCTGTGGGATGCGGTCGGCACCGGCTTCGGCGCCAGGCACGAGCTCTATGAGCGCAGCTACTTCGGCCAGCCGGAGCGCATGCAGCTGGGCATCCTGGCCGCCGCGAAGGCGACGGGGCGCGTCTCCGGTTGGCAGTCATGA
- a CDS encoding right-handed parallel beta-helix repeat-containing protein, giving the protein MPQRTSLVSIGAATLTLAVASATVLANPSVVEAYGLETGGSGTSYYLNDQFTPKANHEFELGRADDRAYFGDWNGDGVDTAMLRRGAQYLTTSNNDSPSTGQAVTIGSAGDEVFVGDWDGDGRDTLAVRRGSQFYVRNSLSAGPAEFVVAYGRAGDTILVGDWNGDGKDSLAVRRGSIYHVRNTMTSGRADRVIGYGRASDAVLVGDWNGNGRDTFAVRRSSTYFISNTIREGAADITVIYGRPGDTSFVGDWNGDGVETLGVRRATAAATPAPDPVPAPGTGGMPGPNNTGVPAGVNLRVHNGNMVITRAGTVIDGLDIRGFVDVRAANVTIRNSIIRGGAEGGQDSLVRSASNSASLTITDSELVASVASPKIDGLRGWNITAERLDIHHVLDGVHLWGSGNVTMRNSWVHDILHFENDPGWNGGPSHDDTVQIQSGSNITLTGNRIEGAYNAGIILTQDAGPISNVRITDNFLDGGACTINISEKSHGPLRGIVIDNNTFGENSQHNCHVIYPPSSSISLDGNRTANGGALKYVKR; this is encoded by the coding sequence TTGCCCCAGCGCACATCCCTCGTCAGCATCGGCGCGGCCACCCTGACCCTTGCGGTCGCCAGCGCCACCGTGCTCGCAAACCCGAGCGTCGTCGAGGCCTATGGCCTGGAGACCGGCGGGTCCGGCACCAGCTACTACCTCAACGACCAGTTCACGCCGAAGGCGAACCACGAGTTCGAGCTCGGACGCGCGGACGACCGCGCCTACTTCGGTGACTGGAACGGCGATGGCGTCGACACCGCCATGCTGCGCCGCGGCGCGCAGTACCTCACCACATCGAACAACGACTCGCCCTCCACCGGCCAGGCCGTGACCATCGGCAGCGCTGGCGATGAGGTCTTCGTCGGCGATTGGGACGGCGACGGCCGCGACACCCTCGCGGTGCGACGCGGCTCGCAGTTCTACGTGCGCAACTCGCTCTCCGCCGGACCGGCAGAGTTCGTCGTCGCCTATGGACGTGCCGGAGACACCATCCTGGTCGGCGACTGGAACGGCGACGGCAAGGACAGCCTCGCGGTTCGACGCGGTTCGATCTACCACGTCCGCAATACGATGACCAGCGGGCGGGCCGACCGGGTGATCGGCTACGGCCGTGCCAGCGACGCCGTGCTCGTGGGTGACTGGAACGGCAATGGTCGCGACACCTTCGCCGTGCGGCGCAGCTCGACCTACTTCATCTCGAACACGATCCGTGAGGGCGCAGCCGACATCACGGTCATCTACGGCCGTCCGGGCGACACCTCGTTCGTCGGCGACTGGAACGGCGACGGCGTCGAGACCCTCGGCGTGCGGCGCGCGACCGCGGCCGCCACGCCCGCACCCGACCCCGTGCCCGCACCCGGCACCGGCGGGATGCCCGGCCCCAACAACACCGGTGTTCCGGCGGGCGTGAACCTGCGCGTGCACAACGGCAACATGGTCATCACCCGCGCCGGCACCGTCATCGACGGCCTCGACATCCGCGGCTTCGTCGATGTCCGAGCAGCGAACGTGACGATCCGCAACTCGATCATCCGCGGAGGCGCGGAGGGCGGCCAGGACTCGCTCGTCCGCAGCGCGTCCAACAGCGCGAGCCTGACCATCACCGACAGCGAGCTCGTCGCATCCGTCGCATCGCCCAAGATCGACGGCCTGCGTGGCTGGAACATCACGGCCGAGCGTCTCGACATCCACCACGTCCTCGACGGCGTGCACCTGTGGGGCTCCGGCAACGTCACGATGCGCAACTCGTGGGTGCACGACATCCTGCACTTCGAGAACGACCCGGGTTGGAACGGCGGACCGAGCCACGACGACACCGTGCAGATCCAGAGCGGCTCGAACATCACGCTCACCGGCAACCGCATCGAGGGCGCGTACAACGCGGGCATCATCCTCACGCAGGACGCCGGCCCGATCTCGAACGTGCGGATCACCGACAACTTCCTCGACGGTGGCGCCTGCACGATCAACATCTCCGAGAAGTCGCACGGCCCGCTGCGAGGCATCGTCATCGACAACAACACGTTCGGCGAGAACTCGCAGCACAACTGCCACGTCATCTACCCGCCCTCGAGCAGCATCTCGCTCGACGGCAACCGGACGGCCAACGGCGGCGCGCTGAAGTACGTCAAGCGCTGA
- the ftsE gene encoding cell division ATP-binding protein FtsE, whose product MIRFDEVSKTYSRKARPALDSISLEILKGEFVFLVGASGSGKSTLIRMVLREETPTAGEVHVLGQRLKALPSRRVPFFRRNLGVVFQDFRLLNNKTVYENVAFTLQVIGKSRGFISEAVPDVLKIVGLAGKASRLPHELSGGEQQRVAIARAVVNRPPILLADEPTGNLDPSTSAGIMALLARINEGGTTVVMATHEASIVDELQKRVVELDAGVIMRDETHGSYRRHLADFDLGLDHEAELA is encoded by the coding sequence ATGATTCGCTTCGACGAGGTCTCGAAGACCTACTCCCGCAAAGCGCGCCCCGCTCTCGACAGCATCTCCCTGGAGATACTCAAGGGCGAGTTCGTGTTCCTCGTCGGCGCCTCCGGCTCCGGCAAATCGACCCTCATCCGCATGGTGCTCCGCGAGGAGACGCCAACCGCCGGCGAGGTGCACGTGCTCGGGCAGCGCCTGAAGGCGTTGCCCAGTCGGCGCGTGCCGTTCTTCCGCCGCAACCTCGGGGTGGTGTTCCAGGACTTCCGGCTGCTGAACAACAAGACGGTCTACGAGAACGTCGCGTTCACGCTGCAGGTGATCGGCAAGAGCCGAGGCTTCATCTCCGAGGCTGTGCCGGACGTGCTCAAGATCGTCGGCCTCGCAGGCAAGGCCAGCCGACTGCCGCACGAGCTCTCGGGTGGTGAGCAGCAGCGCGTGGCGATCGCGCGAGCGGTGGTGAACCGGCCGCCGATCCTGTTGGCGGATGAGCCCACCGGCAACCTGGATCCCTCGACCAGTGCCGGCATCATGGCGCTGCTCGCACGCATCAACGAGGGCGGCACGACGGTCGTGATGGCCACGCACGAGGCCTCGATCGTCGACGAGCTGCAGAAGCGCGTCGTCGAGCTCGACGCGGGCGTGATCATGCGCGACGAGACGCACGGCAGCTATCGACGGCACCTCGCCGACTTCGACCTCGGCCTCGACCACGAGGCGGAGCTCGCATGA
- the ftsX gene encoding permease-like cell division protein FtsX yields MRLQLIAQEVWNGLRRNLSVVVSVVLVTFISLSFVGAAILLQLQINQMKGFWYDRAQVGIYFCGPVDATETCTQTAANEEQIAAVRDVLDSGAIAPYVSNVEFEDRELAYQHFIEQFGGTASAEFASPETMNEALWVRPTTPADADLIREATSALPGVLEVRDQRALLEPIFQVLNTASLAAIGVAVLMLVAAVLLISTTIRLSAFSRKRELGIMRLVGASNRFIQTPFIIEGVVAALIGAVLAAGSMVAVVHFVLQGYVAPMLQTIAIVAVDDALVVVPILLGIGVLFAGVAAAVAIRRYLKV; encoded by the coding sequence ATGAGGCTGCAGCTGATCGCGCAGGAAGTCTGGAACGGCCTTCGCCGCAACCTTTCGGTCGTGGTGTCGGTCGTCCTGGTGACCTTCATCTCGCTCTCGTTCGTCGGCGCAGCGATTCTCCTGCAGCTGCAGATCAACCAGATGAAGGGCTTCTGGTACGACCGCGCGCAGGTGGGCATCTACTTCTGCGGACCGGTCGATGCCACCGAGACCTGCACGCAGACGGCCGCGAACGAGGAGCAGATCGCCGCGGTGCGCGACGTGCTCGACAGCGGTGCGATCGCGCCCTACGTGAGCAACGTGGAGTTCGAGGATCGGGAACTGGCTTATCAGCACTTCATCGAGCAGTTCGGGGGCACGGCGAGCGCGGAGTTTGCGAGCCCGGAGACCATGAACGAGGCGCTCTGGGTGCGGCCCACGACGCCAGCCGACGCCGACCTGATCCGGGAGGCGACCTCGGCGCTGCCTGGAGTGCTGGAGGTGCGCGATCAACGGGCGCTGCTCGAACCGATCTTCCAGGTCCTCAACACCGCCAGCCTCGCCGCCATCGGCGTGGCCGTGCTGATGCTCGTGGCGGCCGTACTGCTGATCTCGACCACGATTCGGCTCTCGGCCTTCTCGCGGAAGCGAGAGCTCGGCATCATGCGGCTCGTGGGCGCGTCGAATCGCTTCATCCAAACCCCTTTCATCATCGAGGGTGTCGTCGCGGCACTCATCGGTGCGGTGTTGGCGGCCGGCTCGATGGTCGCGGTGGTGCACTTCGTGCTGCAGGGCTATGTGGCGCCGATGCTGCAGACGATCGCGATCGTGGCGGTGGATGATGCGCTCGTGGTGGTGCCCATCCTGCTGGGCATCGGCGTGCTGTTCGCGGGCGTCGCCGCGGCCGTTGCGATCCGTCGCTACCTGAAGGTCTGA
- the smpB gene encoding SsrA-binding protein SmpB, with protein MPREQGHRVVAQNRKARHDYTIEDRVEAGLVLRGTEVKSLRAGRASLVDGYAFIDGGEAWLDAVHIPEYGQGTWTNHPPRRKRKLLLHRDEIEKLSVKVSQGGYTLVPLSLYFSDGRAKVELAVAKGKREYDKRHALRERQDKREADRAMRTRNRMGD; from the coding sequence ATGCCTCGCGAACAGGGTCACAGGGTCGTGGCGCAGAACCGCAAGGCTCGCCACGACTACACGATCGAGGACCGCGTCGAGGCCGGACTGGTGCTGCGCGGCACGGAGGTCAAGTCGCTGCGCGCGGGTCGGGCCTCGTTGGTGGACGGCTATGCCTTCATCGACGGCGGAGAGGCATGGCTCGACGCCGTGCACATCCCCGAGTACGGCCAGGGCACCTGGACCAATCACCCGCCGCGCCGCAAGCGCAAGCTGCTGCTGCACCGGGATGAGATCGAGAAGCTCTCGGTGAAGGTCTCGCAGGGCGGCTACACGCTCGTGCCCCTCTCGCTCTACTTCTCCGACGGGCGCGCGAAGGTCGAGCTCGCGGTCGCGAAGGGCAAGCGCGAGTACGACAAGCGTCACGCGTTGCGCGAGCGGCAGGACAAGCGCGAGGCGGATCGCGCCATGCGCACGCGCAACCGCATGGGCGACTAG
- a CDS encoding 6-phosphofructokinase has product MRVGILTSGGDCPGLNAVIRAAVLTGMVHHGLEFVGIRDGYRGLVDGDVRVLNRSAVRGTSRIGGTILGTSRTNPYEGPNGGAEKIAETLGRLGIDAVIAIGGEGTLAAANRLANDGLPVVGVPKTIDNDLDATDYTFGFDTAVQIATEAGDRLRTTGDSHMRCMVLEVMGRHVGWIALHTGIATGAHVTLIPEQPRSIEWISEYVQSVYDRRRAPLVVVSEGFKLEGMEEAHSHKGLDAFNRPRLGGIGELLAPMIEERTGIESRSTVLGHIQRGGAPSGADRVLATRFGLAAIDAIVDRAWGTMVSLRGTDIVRVPMADALGDLKRVPPHRYREAEMLFG; this is encoded by the coding sequence ATGCGAGTCGGCATCCTCACGTCCGGCGGCGACTGCCCCGGACTCAACGCAGTCATCCGCGCAGCCGTGCTCACCGGCATGGTGCACCACGGCCTCGAATTCGTCGGCATCCGCGATGGCTATCGCGGCCTCGTCGACGGCGACGTGCGCGTGCTCAACCGCTCGGCAGTGCGCGGCACGAGCCGCATCGGCGGCACGATCCTCGGCACCAGCCGCACGAACCCGTACGAGGGACCCAACGGCGGCGCGGAGAAGATCGCCGAGACGCTCGGGCGGCTCGGCATCGACGCGGTCATCGCGATCGGCGGCGAAGGCACGCTCGCGGCGGCCAATCGCCTCGCCAACGATGGGCTGCCCGTCGTCGGCGTCCCCAAGACGATCGACAACGACCTCGACGCCACCGACTACACCTTCGGCTTCGACACCGCGGTGCAGATCGCGACCGAGGCCGGCGATCGGCTGCGCACCACCGGAGACTCCCACATGCGCTGCATGGTGCTCGAGGTCATGGGCCGCCACGTGGGCTGGATCGCGCTGCACACCGGGATCGCGACCGGCGCGCACGTCACGCTGATCCCCGAGCAGCCGCGCTCCATCGAGTGGATCTCCGAGTACGTGCAGTCGGTCTACGACCGGCGCCGCGCGCCGCTCGTGGTCGTCTCCGAGGGATTCAAGCTGGAGGGCATGGAGGAGGCGCACTCGCACAAGGGCCTGGACGCCTTCAACCGCCCGCGGCTGGGCGGCATCGGCGAGCTGCTGGCACCGATGATCGAGGAGCGCACCGGCATCGAGTCACGATCGACGGTGCTCGGTCACATCCAGCGCGGCGGTGCGCCCAGCGGCGCAGACCGCGTGCTCGCGACCCGATTCGGGCTCGCCGCCATCGACGCCATCGTCGATCGCGCATGGGGGACGATGGTCTCGCTGCGCGGCACCGACATCGTGCGCGTGCCGATGGCGGACGCGTTGGGCGATCTCAAGCGCGTGCCCCCGCACCGGTACCGCGAAGCGGAGATGCTCTTCGGCTGA
- a CDS encoding DUF222 domain-containing protein, producing the protein MRGSEQAGATLESARALLEVCRSLALEPNDEVAELLARTAELARIVDAQSVLLAAAVAERSAGPVDGSLCRRLGHRSAKEALASAFGIRGRQATELLTMAARTTASVGVSGGTVPARYPHLAAALQAGELSLAQVQAIVQTLDPVAPRADLEQLAWAERALVDAATDPAAPLVPELILVQARTYAAMLDPDGVLPTAERHRAMRSLRIGQRDDGMWIISMVATPEAGSAIKALLDAYTGPRVHVAFRDDDDGGDGRAQPADEAQAEAEAVDDRTPEQRRHDVLVGLVQAHAASGDAPTVGGDAPVLVISGTIEAWSAYRDGLDNTDRTLRIEHTGDLLPIEAIDRLLCDARLQPVVVNDCHHALALGRSQRLFSRAQRRALATRDGGCRAPGCRMPPAWCEAHHVISWLAGGPTDIANGMLLCSHHHHEVHAGRLRIERSGPTPGSWRVVSVLRPPRRGEARGRNAATPTSTVHATGTSTASGSSGIAADAPRPLAIPVPAVELGRLRRPGPSAARTRGGAASSAVEHRAGVRMRALGRERDARGRRSTRRGPRAVAVDLRLPELVLRR; encoded by the coding sequence ATGCGCGGCAGCGAGCAGGCGGGAGCAACGCTCGAGTCGGCGCGCGCCCTGCTCGAGGTGTGCCGCTCGCTGGCGCTGGAGCCGAACGACGAGGTGGCCGAGCTGCTGGCGCGCACCGCAGAGCTCGCCCGCATCGTCGATGCCCAGAGCGTGCTGCTCGCGGCCGCGGTCGCCGAGCGCTCCGCCGGCCCCGTCGACGGCTCGCTCTGCCGCCGCCTGGGCCACAGAAGCGCCAAGGAGGCCCTCGCGTCGGCGTTCGGCATCCGGGGTCGACAGGCGACCGAGCTGCTGACCATGGCGGCGCGCACGACCGCCTCCGTCGGCGTCTCCGGCGGGACGGTGCCGGCCCGCTACCCGCACCTGGCCGCGGCGCTGCAGGCGGGCGAGCTCTCGCTCGCGCAGGTGCAGGCGATCGTGCAGACGCTCGACCCGGTGGCACCGCGCGCCGATCTCGAGCAGCTCGCCTGGGCGGAGCGCGCGCTGGTCGACGCGGCGACCGACCCCGCGGCACCGCTCGTGCCCGAGCTGATCCTCGTGCAGGCGCGCACCTACGCCGCGATGCTCGACCCCGACGGCGTGCTGCCGACCGCGGAGCGCCACCGCGCGATGCGCTCGCTGCGGATCGGCCAGCGCGACGACGGCATGTGGATCATCTCGATGGTCGCCACCCCCGAGGCGGGTTCCGCCATCAAGGCGCTGCTGGATGCCTACACGGGCCCGCGCGTGCACGTCGCGTTCCGCGACGATGACGACGGCGGCGACGGTCGTGCGCAGCCGGCCGACGAAGCGCAGGCGGAGGCCGAGGCGGTCGACGACCGCACCCCCGAGCAGCGGCGGCACGATGTGCTGGTCGGGCTCGTGCAGGCGCACGCGGCCTCCGGCGACGCACCCACGGTCGGCGGCGACGCGCCGGTGCTCGTGATCAGCGGCACCATCGAGGCGTGGTCCGCCTACCGTGACGGGCTCGACAACACCGACCGCACCCTGCGCATCGAGCACACCGGCGATCTGCTCCCCATCGAGGCCATCGATCGCCTGCTCTGCGACGCGCGCCTGCAGCCGGTGGTCGTCAATGACTGCCACCACGCCCTGGCGCTCGGCCGCTCGCAGCGACTCTTCTCTCGCGCGCAGCGACGAGCGCTCGCGACGCGTGACGGCGGCTGCCGCGCTCCTGGCTGCCGCATGCCGCCCGCCTGGTGCGAGGCGCACCACGTGATCTCTTGGCTCGCCGGTGGTCCCACCGACATCGCGAACGGCATGCTGCTCTGCAGCCACCATCACCACGAGGTGCATGCCGGTCGCCTTCGCATCGAGCGCAGCGGGCCGACGCCGGGCAGCTGGAGGGTCGTGTCGGTGCTGCGACCGCCCCGACGCGGCGAGGCCCGCGGGCGCAACGCGGCGACGCCGACGAGCACCGTGCACGCGACGGGGACGAGCACCGCGAGCGGCAGCTCCGGCATCGCAGCCGATGCTCCACGGCCGCTCGCCATCCCCGTACCCGCGGTCGAACTCGGGCGGTTGCGACGCCCGGGTCCCTCTGCGGCCCGCACCCGCGGCGGCGCCGCGTCGAGTGCCGTGGAGCATCGAGCCGGCGTGCGCATGCGCGCCCTCGGTCGCGAGCGCGACGCGCGGGGTCGACGCTCCACGCGACGCGGTCCGCGCGCTGTCGCCGTCGACCTTCGACTGCCAGAGCTCGTGCTGCGCAGATGA
- a CDS encoding NAD-dependent succinate-semialdehyde dehydrogenase, giving the protein MSEYRVTDPYTGKTVKEYPTATDDEVRGAIERAHTAYPTWSATPLPERVAIITKAADAFKARSRELAEIIRTEMGKPIDQGVFEAEFSSDIIRYYADNAERFLADEVLEVDSGVDARVRKASQGVILGIMPWNFPYYQVARFAFPNLVLGNTIVLKHAPQCPWSATVIAEILEEAGLPAGAYENVFATNDQIGEIIIPDPRVRGVSLTGSERAGAAVAEIAGRHLKKVVLELGGSDPFIVLSADDMDAVVEAAIATRMDNSGQACNASKRFIVLDEHYDEFTAKLSDAMRALEVGGPEDEDALVGPLSSQAAADRLREQVASAVDEGAKVLVGDVAASEGTRVAPALLGGVTSDMDAYREELFGPVGTVYRAKDVDDAVHIANDTPFGLGSSIWCNDPELALAVADRIDAGMVAINGAGAEDYDMPFGGTKRSGFGRELGPHGMEEFMNKKLIVSS; this is encoded by the coding sequence GTGAGCGAGTACCGAGTCACTGACCCGTACACCGGCAAGACCGTCAAGGAGTACCCGACGGCGACCGATGATGAGGTGCGTGGCGCGATCGAGCGGGCGCACACCGCGTACCCCACCTGGTCGGCGACGCCCCTGCCGGAGCGTGTCGCGATCATCACCAAGGCCGCGGATGCGTTCAAGGCGCGGTCGCGCGAGCTGGCGGAGATCATCCGCACCGAGATGGGCAAGCCCATCGACCAGGGTGTGTTCGAGGCGGAGTTCTCGAGCGACATCATCCGCTACTACGCGGACAATGCCGAGCGGTTCCTGGCCGACGAGGTGCTGGAGGTCGACTCCGGCGTCGACGCGCGCGTGCGCAAGGCATCGCAGGGCGTGATCCTCGGGATCATGCCCTGGAACTTCCCGTACTACCAGGTCGCACGCTTCGCGTTCCCGAACCTCGTGCTCGGCAACACCATCGTGCTCAAGCACGCGCCGCAGTGCCCGTGGTCGGCGACCGTCATCGCCGAGATCCTGGAAGAGGCGGGACTCCCGGCCGGCGCGTACGAGAACGTCTTCGCGACCAACGACCAGATCGGCGAGATCATCATCCCCGACCCGCGCGTGCGCGGCGTCTCGCTCACCGGCTCCGAGCGGGCGGGCGCGGCCGTGGCCGAGATCGCCGGACGTCACCTCAAGAAGGTCGTGCTCGAGCTGGGCGGTTCCGACCCGTTCATCGTGCTCTCCGCCGACGACATGGACGCCGTGGTCGAGGCCGCGATCGCGACCCGGATGGACAACTCCGGTCAGGCCTGCAACGCCTCGAAGCGCTTCATCGTGCTCGACGAGCACTACGACGAGTTCACCGCGAAGCTCAGCGACGCGATGAGGGCGCTCGAGGTGGGCGGACCCGAGGACGAGGATGCGCTCGTCGGGCCGCTCTCCTCCCAGGCAGCAGCGGACCGACTGCGCGAGCAGGTCGCCTCGGCGGTCGACGAGGGCGCGAAGGTGCTCGTGGGCGATGTCGCGGCGTCGGAGGGCACGCGGGTCGCTCCCGCACTGCTCGGCGGCGTGACGAGCGACATGGACGCCTACCGCGAGGAGCTGTTCGGCCCCGTCGGCACTGTCTACCGTGCGAAGGATGTCGACGATGCGGTGCACATCGCCAACGACACGCCCTTCGGCCTCGGCTCGAGCATCTGGTGCAACGACCCCGAGCTCGCGCTCGCGGTCGCCGACCGGATCGACGCGGGCATGGTGGCGATCAACGGCGCGGGCGCCGAGGACTACGACATGCCCTTCGGTGGCACGAAGCGCTCCGGCTTCGGCCGTGAGCTCGGCCCCCACGGCATGGAGGAGTTCATG